In one Shewanella loihica PV-4 genomic region, the following are encoded:
- a CDS encoding MFS transporter: MLDVADNCKSNNPTAPVIGLSFFAVASGFLMSLIPLSLGNFGLSPDLAPWLASIFYLGLLLGALRVERLIAKMGHRRGFVLFLSLLIASIVAMLLLPGASVWLAARLLAGFTVAGVFVVVESWLLMADSVKARARRLGIYMAALYGGSALGQLAIGELGTQGVLPYLFVIVLLLLAIMAPVLIRSGEPAHQAQQRLSLKESANLSRPAIIGCLVSGLLLGPIYGLMPVYIDNQVDEPAQTGLLMAAIILGGMAVQPLISYLSPRMDKRLLMAMCTLVGLVGVIGAIESNAFMFKGLSYFILGAASFALYPIAISLACDKLPSTKIVSATEVMLLCYSLGSVAGPLLALSLSDKGHGMMIYLAICLLSTCLYMLLKSLQKLDGQTDRLQS; encoded by the coding sequence GTGTTAGACGTCGCCGATAACTGTAAATCGAACAATCCTACGGCACCCGTAATAGGTCTCTCTTTCTTTGCCGTCGCCTCTGGTTTTCTGATGAGCCTGATCCCCCTTTCATTGGGCAACTTCGGCCTGTCGCCAGATCTAGCCCCTTGGCTTGCCAGCATCTTCTATCTGGGGTTGCTGCTCGGCGCATTAAGGGTAGAGCGCCTGATCGCCAAAATGGGCCACAGACGTGGCTTTGTGCTATTTCTCTCCCTGCTGATCGCCAGCATAGTGGCCATGTTGCTCTTGCCTGGTGCCAGCGTCTGGCTCGCGGCGCGCCTGCTCGCGGGTTTCACCGTCGCAGGCGTCTTCGTGGTGGTCGAATCCTGGTTACTGATGGCCGATAGCGTCAAGGCGCGCGCCAGACGACTGGGGATCTACATGGCTGCGCTTTATGGTGGCAGCGCCCTCGGCCAACTGGCCATTGGTGAACTGGGCACTCAAGGTGTCTTACCCTATCTGTTTGTCATCGTCCTGCTCCTGCTGGCCATTATGGCCCCAGTGCTGATCCGCTCTGGAGAGCCGGCCCACCAGGCTCAGCAGAGACTCTCACTCAAGGAGAGCGCTAACCTGAGTCGCCCGGCGATCATAGGCTGCCTGGTCTCGGGCCTGCTGCTCGGGCCCATCTATGGCCTGATGCCCGTCTATATCGACAATCAGGTAGACGAGCCGGCCCAGACCGGGCTCTTAATGGCGGCTATTATCTTGGGCGGCATGGCGGTGCAGCCGTTGATCAGCTATCTCTCGCCGCGGATGGACAAGCGCCTGCTGATGGCCATGTGCACTCTGGTGGGCTTGGTCGGTGTGATCGGCGCCATAGAAAGCAACGCCTTTATGTTTAAGGGATTGAGCTACTTCATCCTGGGGGCGGCCAGTTTCGCCCTCTACCCTATCGCCATCTCACTGGCCTGCGACAAGCTGCCGAGCACCAAGATAGTGTCGGCGACCGAGGTGATGTTGCTCTGCTATAGCCTGGGCTCTGTGGCCGGGCCCCTGCTGGCCTTGAGCCTGAGCGACAAAGGCCACGGCATGATGATCTACCTGGCCATCTGTCTGCTGAGCACCTGCCTCTACATGCTACTCAAGAGCCTGCAGAAACTTGACGGTCAGACAGATCGCCTGCAAAGCTAA
- a CDS encoding MBL fold metallo-hydrolase RNA specificity domain-containing protein: MQMTLSFLGAAQEVTGSCHLLDISGRQVLLDCGLIQGGKLDALRNHEPFLFEPTEIHAVVLSHAHIDHSGRLPLLVKSGFTGPIYTHKATVELCEVMLRDAAMLQVRDVERLNKKRVKMDLPPLEPLFDEEDVALVIKQFVALDYGQSVKVVPQLTACLSDAGHILGSAVVELWLGEGSERKKLVFSGDLGRAGMPILDDPTLIDDADLVLMESTYGDRLHRSWDDTLAELKAIFAKTIKESRGNILLPAFSVGRAQELLYLFHLYAKEWALSNWRICLDSPMAIKATQIYVANYQLMDEDFKRFTRLSPGKHPLLSNVDFIDSTQESMELNEIHQGLIIIAGSGMCNGGRIRSHLEHNLANPQSDVIICGFQALGTPGRLLVDGAESLTIHGRDIPVKAKIHTVGGLSAHADQAELIHWYRHFKHTPPLILIHGEREAQQRLKAELVPEGSQSPHVVIAERGDTLDLTALPELVWLLDRD; this comes from the coding sequence ATGCAGATGACGCTCTCTTTTCTCGGTGCGGCTCAGGAGGTGACGGGCTCCTGTCATCTTCTCGATATTTCGGGTCGTCAGGTGCTGCTCGATTGCGGCCTAATCCAGGGGGGTAAGCTCGATGCCCTGCGCAATCACGAGCCCTTCCTCTTCGAACCTACAGAAATCCATGCCGTAGTGCTGAGCCATGCCCATATCGATCACTCGGGGCGTCTCCCTCTGCTGGTCAAGTCTGGCTTTACCGGCCCCATCTACACCCATAAGGCGACGGTTGAGCTGTGTGAGGTGATGCTCAGGGATGCCGCCATGCTGCAGGTACGCGATGTGGAGCGCCTCAACAAGAAGCGGGTGAAGATGGATCTGCCGCCGCTGGAGCCCCTGTTCGACGAGGAAGATGTGGCGCTGGTGATCAAGCAGTTTGTCGCCCTGGATTATGGTCAGTCGGTGAAGGTGGTGCCTCAGTTGACGGCTTGTCTAAGCGATGCCGGGCATATTCTAGGCTCGGCCGTGGTCGAGTTGTGGCTGGGGGAGGGAAGCGAGCGCAAGAAGCTGGTGTTTAGCGGCGATCTGGGGCGGGCGGGCATGCCGATTCTGGATGATCCTACGCTGATCGATGACGCCGATCTGGTGTTGATGGAGAGCACCTATGGTGACAGGCTACACCGAAGCTGGGACGACACCCTGGCGGAGCTTAAGGCTATCTTCGCCAAGACGATTAAGGAGAGCCGCGGCAATATTCTTCTGCCGGCATTCTCCGTCGGGCGGGCTCAGGAGCTGCTCTATCTGTTTCACCTCTATGCCAAGGAGTGGGCGCTGTCCAACTGGCGTATCTGTCTCGACAGCCCCATGGCGATCAAGGCGACCCAGATTTATGTGGCCAACTATCAGCTGATGGATGAGGACTTTAAGCGCTTCACCCGTCTGTCGCCGGGCAAGCATCCGCTGCTCTCGAACGTGGATTTCATCGACAGCACCCAAGAGTCGATGGAGCTTAACGAGATCCATCAGGGCTTGATCATCATCGCCGGTAGCGGCATGTGCAATGGCGGCCGGATCCGCAGCCATCTGGAGCATAACCTGGCCAATCCCCAGTCGGATGTGATCATCTGTGGTTTCCAGGCCTTGGGGACGCCGGGACGCCTGCTGGTGGATGGCGCCGAGTCGCTCACCATACATGGCCGTGATATTCCGGTGAAGGCCAAGATACATACGGTCGGTGGGTTGTCGGCTCACGCGGATCAGGCCGAGCTTATCCATTGGTATCGACACTTTAAACACACGCCGCCGCTGATTCTGATCCATGGTGAGCGCGAGGCGCAGCAGCGGCTCAAGGCCGAGTTGGTGCCCGAGGGAAGCCAGTCACCCCATGTGGTGATCGCCGAGCGGGGCGATACCTTAGACCTTACCGCCTTGCCGGAGCTGGTTTGGCTGCTAGACCGAGATTAG
- a CDS encoding class I SAM-dependent rRNA methyltransferase — translation MSNADLLRQAISQRTELLAAAQAANTNCFRVFHGTVEGIDGLTIDRYGDAWLIQSFHQSLTQEELESLGQELKQTQDLPIIYNDRSNKNSRILNPLTPELDAFASAEQEMTENGIRFISKLRHEGQDPLLFLDMRIGREYVKANSQGKSVLNLFSYTCGIGTAAAVGGAESVTNVDFSSFALAAGRRNAELNGVSDRCEFIQSDAFPAMRQLAGMKVGGRRNQKLPSYPKLAPRQFDLVFLDPPRFAKSPFGTVDLINDYQSLFKPAMLATKAGGTIVCCNNVAKVERQAWLDALIRCVEKQGRQVASFEWIHCHQDFPSFDGNHPLKIVALTLADQ, via the coding sequence ATGTCGAACGCCGACCTGCTGCGCCAGGCGATCAGCCAAAGAACCGAGCTACTCGCCGCGGCACAAGCCGCCAACACAAACTGTTTTCGCGTGTTTCACGGCACGGTCGAGGGGATAGACGGACTCACCATAGATCGCTATGGCGACGCCTGGCTGATCCAATCGTTTCACCAGAGCCTGACCCAAGAGGAGCTTGAAAGCCTCGGCCAAGAGCTCAAGCAAACTCAAGATCTTCCCATTATCTACAATGATAGATCCAATAAAAACTCGCGTATTCTCAACCCGCTGACGCCTGAACTCGACGCCTTCGCCAGCGCCGAGCAGGAGATGACGGAAAATGGCATCCGCTTCATTAGTAAGTTACGCCACGAAGGGCAAGATCCCCTGCTGTTTCTCGACATGCGAATCGGCCGGGAATATGTGAAGGCCAACAGCCAAGGCAAATCTGTGCTGAACCTGTTTTCCTACACCTGCGGCATAGGCACAGCCGCTGCTGTCGGCGGTGCAGAATCGGTCACCAACGTCGACTTCTCCTCCTTTGCCCTGGCCGCCGGACGTCGCAACGCCGAACTCAATGGGGTAAGCGACAGGTGCGAGTTTATTCAGAGCGATGCCTTTCCCGCCATGCGCCAACTGGCGGGCATGAAGGTAGGCGGACGTCGCAACCAGAAACTCCCCAGCTATCCTAAGCTGGCGCCGCGTCAGTTCGACCTGGTGTTTCTAGACCCGCCGCGTTTCGCCAAGAGCCCCTTCGGCACTGTGGATCTGATCAACGACTACCAGAGCCTGTTCAAACCCGCCATGCTGGCCACCAAGGCAGGCGGCACCATAGTCTGCTGCAACAACGTCGCCAAGGTAGAGCGTCAGGCATGGCTCGATGCCTTGATTCGCTGCGTCGAGAAGCAAGGGCGGCAGGTCGCCAGCTTCGAGTGGATCCACTGCCACCAGGACTTCCCCTCCTTCGACGGCAATCATCCGCTTAAGATAGTGGCGCTCACCTTGGCAGATCAGTAA
- a CDS encoding cation:proton antiporter, which yields MDEHIVILIIALVVLLYGYISKWLARFDISGPMVFTAFGLLLSPFGLDVTQVKVDAEFVTIMVEIALVLVLFSDAALLDLRLLKQSWQLPARLLFIGLPITVAAGTLVAGLIFPDQPFLYLLMLALLLTPTDAALGKAVVSDPKVPKTIRSTINVESGLNDGIIFPVLITVVALIMSGLDHAQDQHWLVYVMQQILFGALVGGAVGYLGTKLQIFCFKRDGMVETYLNLIPIALAILAFYLAEEFSGNGFIAAFFAGLYAGNTSEMARGHIEDFAESEGELLVLISFFIFGLAFVPTTLPYVTMEVIIYALLSLTLLRMLPVMISLIGTKLDLATRAFIAWFGPRGIASILYVLIVAHEMGSIKGFETLYAVVTVTVLMSILAHGLSAQPLANWYAKRHRPAEPDTDGEDSTA from the coding sequence ATGGATGAGCATATCGTCATACTTATCATTGCCTTAGTCGTATTGCTCTACGGCTATATCTCTAAGTGGTTGGCGCGTTTCGACATCTCAGGCCCTATGGTATTTACCGCCTTCGGCCTGCTGTTGTCCCCCTTCGGCCTGGATGTGACTCAGGTGAAGGTGGATGCCGAATTTGTCACTATCATGGTGGAAATCGCCTTGGTGTTGGTGCTGTTTAGCGACGCCGCCCTGCTTGATCTCAGGCTGCTTAAGCAGTCATGGCAGCTACCGGCGCGCCTGCTGTTTATTGGCCTGCCGATCACGGTTGCGGCTGGCACCCTGGTGGCCGGGCTCATATTTCCCGACCAACCCTTTCTCTATCTGCTGATGTTAGCCCTGCTGCTGACCCCGACGGATGCTGCCCTGGGTAAGGCGGTGGTCTCGGACCCTAAGGTGCCCAAGACGATACGCTCCACCATCAATGTGGAGAGCGGGCTGAACGACGGCATTATCTTCCCCGTGTTAATTACCGTAGTGGCCTTGATCATGAGCGGTCTGGATCACGCCCAGGACCAACACTGGCTGGTCTATGTGATGCAGCAGATCCTGTTCGGCGCCTTGGTGGGCGGCGCCGTCGGCTATCTGGGTACCAAGTTGCAGATCTTCTGTTTCAAACGTGATGGCATGGTGGAGACCTACCTCAATCTTATCCCCATCGCCTTGGCGATATTGGCCTTTTATCTGGCGGAGGAGTTCTCGGGTAATGGGTTTATCGCCGCCTTCTTCGCCGGTCTCTATGCCGGTAATACCAGCGAGATGGCCAGGGGGCATATCGAAGATTTTGCCGAGAGCGAGGGGGAACTCTTGGTGTTGATAAGCTTCTTCATCTTCGGCCTGGCGTTTGTGCCAACCACGCTGCCCTATGTCACTATGGAGGTGATTATCTACGCCCTGCTTAGCCTGACCTTGCTGCGTATGTTACCCGTGATGATCTCTCTGATAGGCACCAAGTTAGATCTGGCGACCCGTGCCTTTATCGCCTGGTTCGGCCCCAGGGGGATCGCCTCTATCCTCTATGTGCTGATCGTCGCACACGAAATGGGCAGCATCAAGGGGTTCGAGACCCTCTATGCCGTGGTAACTGTGACCGTCTTGATGAGCATATTGGCCCATGGTCTATCGGCTCAGCCGCTAGCTAACTGGTATGCCAAACGCCATCGGCCTGCTGAGCCTGATACCGATGGCGAGGACAGTACTGCTTAG
- a CDS encoding Ig-like domain-containing protein codes for MLKGLMRIGCLLILASQLSACGGGSGSSETDKTAVKLNQTLSFSQGGTIEKTFGDEAFSNSLQGFLGTGAISYTSSNPEVVTVSNDGLVAILTAGSSTITAHIAEDAKYLAASAAYQVNVAKAERAIAFENTGTVALFIDQTYLNPVNVDVANVTFSSQDPAVASVDTSGQVTAHTPGEAQIFAEIAETANYLKASSSFFASVAPKSLTLKLLIGTDDTKVFTDVDTPLQLARTTQADCDFNNLSNCDNGLVDKLSTQPLKDSSLTTTSDAYYNLFHGQHTGQATYVANNTPSGRSSGKVVSFDGYLWLIGGNDYTGNDASIWRSSDGNIWQKVVDEAPFGVRPPVAVITFADHIWLIGNRRDTTLNDVWRSADGINWTQVNADIGFGERNNYSVTTFKNKMWIYGGFDLQTREHVKEIYSSTDGITWNLESSDSTATQRVSTAFAEFNGKLWQFSGRNDTGRVADIWNSDDGIHWTLVTDTPEFSAREKHEVRQVGNQLILLGGYIDQLDPNRSQNPNDVWTSTDGASWTLATDDANFGVQSPYMVDRIRLYFTTAVHNDVLVVIGGKSDNGVLLNDNWQTTDGKHWLPLNNQLPSMKDIQAVSHLGEIQLLSGTNEDFEKVNTRWHSADGFSWKLDDSTTLPFPTDSKLLTFSGKIWALHASGSYSSLDGKSWTQEALTGPNVGTQNGQYSVYPFDNKLWAIDTQNGVVYRSEDGINWTDVGNNNFPARAVTQISSFGGKLWVVAGHETLSRTTQLSDIWSTTDGITWTKQADTTEFGARHIHQLVEFDGKLWAFGGYGANQTLTDLWYSQDGTNWTKAMDNFSFDAKRGYRAMVHGGQLFVLGGIMPYPLDATNQTTANQVWMTTNGTEWRRALQQTLSF; via the coding sequence ATGCTTAAGGGATTAATGCGTATAGGCTGCTTGCTTATACTCGCCTCGCAACTCAGCGCCTGTGGCGGTGGAAGCGGCTCATCAGAAACAGATAAAACCGCGGTCAAACTCAACCAAACACTCAGCTTTAGTCAAGGTGGCACCATAGAGAAAACCTTCGGTGATGAGGCTTTTAGCAACTCGCTTCAAGGTTTTTTAGGAACTGGAGCCATAAGTTATACCAGCTCTAACCCAGAAGTCGTCACCGTCTCCAATGATGGTTTGGTCGCGATATTAACCGCGGGTTCCAGCACTATTACCGCTCATATCGCCGAAGATGCCAAGTACCTGGCAGCCTCCGCCGCCTATCAAGTCAATGTCGCCAAGGCGGAGAGAGCAATCGCCTTTGAGAACACAGGCACAGTGGCGCTCTTTATCGATCAAACTTATCTCAATCCCGTCAATGTCGATGTTGCTAACGTCACCTTTAGCAGCCAAGATCCTGCCGTGGCCTCGGTGGATACCAGTGGACAGGTGACGGCGCATACGCCAGGCGAGGCGCAGATCTTTGCCGAGATCGCCGAAACCGCTAACTACCTAAAAGCCAGCAGCAGCTTCTTTGCTTCTGTCGCGCCAAAGTCGCTAACACTCAAGTTGCTGATAGGAACCGATGACACAAAAGTATTTACTGATGTAGATACTCCTCTGCAACTAGCCAGAACCACTCAGGCCGACTGTGATTTTAACAATCTCAGCAACTGCGATAACGGGCTGGTCGACAAGCTATCCACACAGCCGCTAAAAGACAGCAGCTTAACAACGACGAGTGATGCCTACTATAACCTCTTCCACGGCCAACATACTGGTCAGGCAACCTATGTCGCCAACAATACCCCTTCTGGCCGCTCTTCAGGCAAGGTCGTTTCTTTCGATGGCTATCTCTGGCTCATCGGTGGCAATGACTATACCGGCAATGATGCCAGTATCTGGCGATCGAGCGATGGCAACATCTGGCAAAAAGTGGTTGATGAGGCTCCTTTTGGCGTGCGTCCTCCTGTGGCTGTCATTACATTTGCAGACCATATCTGGCTCATAGGAAACCGACGTGACACTACGCTTAACGACGTATGGCGCTCAGCAGATGGCATCAATTGGACACAGGTAAATGCCGATATTGGCTTTGGCGAACGCAACAACTATTCGGTGACGACTTTCAAAAACAAGATGTGGATATATGGCGGCTTTGATTTGCAGACTCGCGAGCATGTCAAAGAGATCTACTCCTCTACCGATGGCATCACCTGGAACCTGGAATCGTCAGACTCGACAGCAACCCAGAGAGTAAGCACCGCCTTTGCTGAATTTAATGGCAAGCTGTGGCAATTTAGCGGCAGAAACGATACCGGGAGAGTCGCCGACATATGGAACTCAGATGACGGCATTCATTGGACATTGGTGACAGACACACCAGAATTCTCGGCTAGAGAAAAGCATGAAGTTAGGCAAGTCGGTAATCAACTAATTTTGCTGGGCGGTTATATTGATCAGCTCGATCCGAATCGCTCTCAGAATCCAAACGATGTATGGACCTCCACCGACGGCGCCTCTTGGACGTTAGCAACAGATGACGCTAACTTCGGTGTACAATCGCCATACATGGTCGATAGGATACGCTTGTACTTCACCACCGCGGTACATAATGATGTCCTGGTCGTTATCGGCGGCAAAAGTGATAATGGCGTCTTACTCAACGACAACTGGCAAACGACAGACGGCAAGCATTGGCTGCCGCTCAACAATCAGTTGCCATCCATGAAGGATATTCAGGCAGTCAGTCACCTGGGAGAGATACAACTGCTTTCTGGCACCAACGAAGATTTCGAGAAAGTAAATACTCGTTGGCACTCTGCTGACGGTTTCAGCTGGAAATTAGATGATTCCACTACGCTTCCCTTTCCGACGGACAGCAAACTACTTACTTTTTCTGGTAAAATTTGGGCCTTGCACGCAAGTGGTAGCTACTCATCACTCGATGGTAAATCCTGGACTCAAGAGGCGCTCACCGGGCCAAATGTTGGCACGCAAAACGGTCAATACTCAGTCTATCCATTCGACAATAAATTATGGGCTATCGACACACAAAACGGCGTCGTATATCGCTCAGAAGATGGCATCAACTGGACAGATGTAGGCAATAATAATTTCCCCGCACGCGCCGTAACCCAAATCAGCAGCTTTGGCGGAAAACTATGGGTGGTAGCGGGTCATGAAACCCTATCTCGAACGACTCAACTCAGTGATATCTGGTCAACCACAGATGGTATCACCTGGACAAAACAGGCAGATACCACTGAGTTCGGCGCGAGACATATACACCAGCTCGTCGAGTTTGACGGTAAATTGTGGGCCTTTGGCGGATATGGCGCTAACCAAACCTTAACCGATCTCTGGTATTCCCAAGATGGCACCAACTGGACCAAGGCCATGGATAATTTCTCCTTCGATGCTAAGCGTGGTTATCGCGCCATGGTTCACGGCGGTCAACTCTTCGTTTTGGGTGGGATAATGCCCTATCCCTTAGATGCCACCAATCAAACCACCGCCAACCAAGTCTGGATGACGACTAACGGCACTGAATGGCGCCGAGCGTTACAGCAAACGCTGAGTTTCTAA